The DNA region AGATATGTTTCTTAATGCCATCAGCGAAGTTTTTTGTCTGTTAGGAATCTCTGATAGCGATTTTGGAACCTTTAGAGAAGAGAAAAAAATTGAGATTTTAAACACAGCTCTTGAGAAGCCAAAAATTAATCTTGAAACCATTATTGATAAAGTCAGTAAAGATACTCAAAATATTTTAGAAGCGTTTTTGAGAATCGATTGGGCAAAAAAATATATATCTGAAGAGATTATCCAATCTTTTATCATCTCTATGACCACAGAGGCAAGCGATATGCTTTGCGTGCTTTGGTTTGCTAAACAAAGCAATCTATGGAAGCCTAGCAAAGACAAGACAACTCCAGACAAAAAAATCCGCGCTAAAATACGAATCACGCCATTGTTTGAAACTATCGATGACTTGCAGAGGGCAAAAGATATCATCAATATTTTAAGTCAGAACAAACATTATGCCCATTATCTCTATGATCTGAAAATGACCCAAGAAATTATGATCGGTTATTCTGATTCAAGTAAAGACGGAGGTATTTTTACAAGTAATTACAGCCTTTATCAGGCAATCTTTGAGTTGATGAAATTGGGAGAAGAATTGGAAATCGGGTTTGTTCTTTTTCACGGCAGAGGGGGAAGCGTGAGTCGTGGTGGAGGGACTTTGGAGTCTGCCTTGCTCGCCTCCCCGCCCAAAAGCGTACTTGGAATGCTCAAGACAACTGAACAAGGAGAAGTTATCAGTTCCAAATATCTCAATCCCAAAAGCGCAGAATTCAATCTTTCAAGCACGATGGGTGCTTTGTTGAAAAAATCCACTTATGACAGCTTTTGCTCTGGAGAACTGCCAAATATCAAAACAAGCAAAAATATCTGCCATATCGACACACTTCAATGGCAAATAATGCGTGAAATTTCTCAAGCTTCCTACAAGGCCTACCGAAAACTGGTGTATCAAACCGCAGGCTTTATGGATTATTTTAAACTTGCTACCCCCATCAACTTCATCCGACAACTCAATCTTGGCTCACGCCCAAGCAAACGCAAAGATACTTCAAAAGTTGAAGATTTAAGAGCCATTCCGTGGGTTTTTGCTTGGACACAAAATCGTAGCATTATTCCTGCGTGGTATGGTGTGGGAAGCGGATTGGAATCGATTGCTAATAAAGAGGAGCTTCAATTATGTTATCAAGAATCTGAATTTTTCAAAACCACTCTAGATAATATTTCACAAGCTCTCCTAAAGGTTGATATCACGATTGCACAACGCTATAATAAATTTGTAACCAATCAAGATTCTCGCGAACATATCTGGGAAATGATTAAAACCGAATATGATAAAACAATGCGTCTGATACTCTATGTGCGTCAAGAAAAAGAATTGCTTGAAAACGATTCCAAACTTAGAGACTCCATCTTGCTTAGAAAACCTTATGTCACTGCACTTAATCTTTTGCAAATAGAGCTTATCAAAAAATATAATCTCTCAAACTATCAAGACCAAAAAAACAGACTGATGGAACAAATCCACAGCACAATTGTCGGCATTGCTCAAGGAATGAGGAACACGGGATAGACTCCTTTGCATTGCTCCAACGTATTGGGCGTGTGGATTTAATAATTCTTGAAATCAGGCTCTTTAAGTGGTTTATTGGGAAAAATGGTTTAAAATTAAATACAAAATCATAAGGAGTTTTAAATGTTTCACGAATATAGAGAGGAAATTTCACAACTAAAAATCAAAAATGCGCATTTTGAAAAAATCTTTGAAGAGCACAACGAATTGGATCAAAAAATAATCAACGCTGAAAAAGGTATTGCTGCAGCCACAGATTTAGAAATCGATCAGATGAAAAAGCTTAAGCTTAAGCTTAAAGATGAGGTCTATGCAATGATTATGGAATATCGTAAAAACAATCAATGATTCTTAAGGGTTATTTTCAAAACTCTTAAAATATTTCAATACAAATTCTTTTTCAATCGCATAAAGCTCATAGCGAATATTTTTAAAATTTTCGCTATCTCCAAAAACTTTCAGTTCTTCATATTTAAGATACTCCTCTAAAACTCTTGAGCTTTCCTGCGAGCGCTTAAAATTGGCTGTTATAATTTGATAAATTCCATCGCGACAAGTTTCTGATAAAGTAGTTTTTTTCAAAACATCAGAAAATGTATTTCTACTATCTAAAAGAGAGATTGAAGCGTTTAAAATAGCTTGATGTCTTAAATTTTTAAGTCTAGAAGCAATATCTTTATCATTTTGAAGATACCGAGCGGCATCTTCAACAACTCTAATACCTTCTTTGAGGCGATTCAAGTTAGCATCCAAAATCCTTTGGGCACTAAAATATTTATTCGTCTTTTCCACCAAAAAGACCAATAAGCTGCAAGATAGAAATAAATATATTCAAGAAGTCTAAATACAAGCTGACAGCTGCATCAACGGGGCTTTCATACAAACCGCGAACCATATTTTGAGTGTCATAAGCCACAAAGACGCTAAATAATATTGCACTCACACCTGCAATCACAGCCTGAAAAACAGGAGATCCCAAAAAGATATTTACCAAAGAACAAACTAAAACAACGATCAATGCAATAAAAAGCATTTTTCCCATATTTGCTAAATCAGATTTTGTCTTAAGAGCAAAAATACTCATAATGCCAAAAATAATCGTCGTCATTCCCAATGCCTGCCAAATAGCTCCGGCACCAGCTTTTGCTATCACAAATCCTAATAAAGGAACAAGTGTAACCCCTGATAAAGAAGCAAAAATAAACAACATTGCAATATTCAATCCAGGCTTGCTTTTTGAAAACATCAATCCAAAAAATGCAGCAATCTCAGCAATAAAAAATACCCAACGATATTGTAAAACTATTTCAAAATAATGAAAGCCTATCAAAGCTCCTATTGTAGCCAATAATAAGCTACCGGCAAAAAACTTGTAAGTTGTTTTTACAAAGCTCACCAATGCAGTTTCGCTAAGAGCATTATGATAACTCTGGGCTTTTTCGTTCATATAATTTCTATCATATAATCCCATCTTAACCCCTTAAATTTAAAGATTTCAGGCTAGAATGATACATTGTTTATGTCAAGAAATTGTAAATTTAAGTAAATAGCTTTTTATCCAACCTTGAGATAAAATAACGTTATCGTTTTTTATATGCCTCAAAGGATATGGGTATGTCAAAATTAAAAATTGCCATCAACGGCTTTGGAAGACTTGGTCGAAGTATCGCAAGGGTTATTGCTAGCAGAGATGATGTCGAACTTGTGGGGGTCAATGATAGCAGCGATTGGGAAATACTTGCTTATCTTCTTGAGCACGACAGCACTCACGGGCATTTCCCAAAACCTGTGAGCTATCAAGAAAAACAGCTATTTATAGACTCTAAACCAATCAAAACGTTTTCTCAAACAAACCCTTCCGATCTTGACTTTTCAATCTGTGGGGCTGATGTGGTCATCGAATCTTCAGGAAAATTTCTTACTCAAAAAGAAGTGAGCCATCATATTCAAAAAGGTATCAAAAAAGTCATATTTTCTGCACCGACTAATGATGAGGAAACCCCCACTTTTGTTATGGGAGTCAATGAGCACCTTTATAACAATCAAAAAATTGTTTCCAACGCTTCTTGCACTACCAATTGTTTAGCACCCATCTGCCAAATTATCAATCAAGAATTTGGCATAGAAGCAGGTATTTTAACCACTATCCACAGCTATACCAACGATCAAAATTTACTTGACTCTGCGCATAAAAATGATAAAAGACGATCGCGAGCTGCTGCACTCAATATAATCCCCACAACAACAGGGGCTGCCAAATCAATTTATAAG from Helicobacter sp. 12S02232-10 includes:
- a CDS encoding phosphoenolpyruvate carboxylase, whose amino-acid sequence is MQNNNQFGQELDFIYNVMVGILKELNPEVMELFLSLRQELLFEEKSQDKIKSILQEITISDKTLEVIKAFSLYNILLNIVEERHHLDKQAPLLAIKKAYDELIAEGFSKQDINKILGTMQFYPVFTAHPTESRRRTFLEAHHEISDDLCKIFELKDEEAKEHLKYRLRLLWQSHLVRSEKLEVLFELDNLLYIVESSILTSSQKVLDFIQNLLQKPLEISPIQLGSWIGGDRDGNPFVTNELMTRVMRTQHELIIKIYLQKIKRLERELSISTDFLPINQELERSLEEEKNELEETSLKLYGREPFRAKLHLMGKKLKNRLIAINSPTNIDFIYRHPKELLSDIDLLIRNLDSLGSKYLKEFRNLVLLGGFHLMRLDFREHRDMFLNAISEVFCLLGISDSDFGTFREEKKIEILNTALEKPKINLETIIDKVSKDTQNILEAFLRIDWAKKYISEEIIQSFIISMTTEASDMLCVLWFAKQSNLWKPSKDKTTPDKKIRAKIRITPLFETIDDLQRAKDIINILSQNKHYAHYLYDLKMTQEIMIGYSDSSKDGGIFTSNYSLYQAIFELMKLGEELEIGFVLFHGRGGSVSRGGGTLESALLASPPKSVLGMLKTTEQGEVISSKYLNPKSAEFNLSSTMGALLKKSTYDSFCSGELPNIKTSKNICHIDTLQWQIMREISQASYKAYRKLVYQTAGFMDYFKLATPINFIRQLNLGSRPSKRKDTSKVEDLRAIPWVFAWTQNRSIIPAWYGVGSGLESIANKEELQLCYQESEFFKTTLDNISQALLKVDITIAQRYNKFVTNQDSREHIWEMIKTEYDKTMRLILYVRQEKELLENDSKLRDSILLRKPYVTALNLLQIELIKKYNLSNYQDQKNRLMEQIHSTIVGIAQGMRNTG
- a CDS encoding Bax inhibitor-1/YccA family protein, whose protein sequence is MGLYDRNYMNEKAQSYHNALSETALVSFVKTTYKFFAGSLLLATIGALIGFHYFEIVLQYRWVFFIAEIAAFFGLMFSKSKPGLNIAMLFIFASLSGVTLVPLLGFVIAKAGAGAIWQALGMTTIIFGIMSIFALKTKSDLANMGKMLFIALIVVLVCSLVNIFLGSPVFQAVIAGVSAILFSVFVAYDTQNMVRGLYESPVDAAVSLYLDFLNIFISILQLIGLFGGKDE
- a CDS encoding thiamine-phosphate pyrophosphorylase; this encodes MEKTNKYFSAQRILDANLNRLKEGIRVVEDAARYLQNDKDIASRLKNLRHQAILNASISLLDSRNTFSDVLKKTTLSETCRDGIYQIITANFKRSQESSRVLEEYLKYEELKVFGDSENFKNIRYELYAIEKEFVLKYFKSFENNP
- a CDS encoding YdcH family protein; protein product: MFHEYREEISQLKIKNAHFEKIFEEHNELDQKIINAEKGIAAATDLEIDQMKKLKLKLKDEVYAMIMEYRKNNQ
- the gap gene encoding type I glyceraldehyde-3-phosphate dehydrogenase; protein product: MSKLKIAINGFGRLGRSIARVIASRDDVELVGVNDSSDWEILAYLLEHDSTHGHFPKPVSYQEKQLFIDSKPIKTFSQTNPSDLDFSICGADVVIESSGKFLTQKEVSHHIQKGIKKVIFSAPTNDEETPTFVMGVNEHLYNNQKIVSNASCTTNCLAPICQIINQEFGIEAGILTTIHSYTNDQNLLDSAHKNDKRRSRAAALNIIPTTTGAAKSIYKVLPDLKGRLHGHSVRVPIIDVSMVDLNLQLNQNVSAQKINDALYEASKNRLKGILGIDEKYGVSTDFLNDPRSSIVAKDLTFSVGKMTKIMAWYDNEWGYSNRIIDLAIFISR